In Leptospira perdikensis, a single genomic region encodes these proteins:
- a CDS encoding AraC family transcriptional regulator, giving the protein MGQIHENNQEIVKILARILPKEKNLETLIPGVTVFRIDKSFVRVPLTYHPRIILMAQGKKRVFIGEDTYTYDPSQYLVLSVPIPLECDAVAEVGKPILGFGIDVDPAEVAEILLLTEETKYSGENLPKGIYGASVTEEISDASLRLIQTLNSKADSLVLGKSIVREIIYRVLKGENGEALQALAHRNRKFFQISQILSRIHKEYDQNLDIGELAISCGMSVSTFHVSFKAVTNSSPLQYIKTVRLQKARSLMITEGTNAITAAERVGYESPSQFSREYKRYFGLSPAKDQTQQLLSVET; this is encoded by the coding sequence ATGGGGCAAATCCACGAAAACAACCAAGAGATCGTAAAGATCCTCGCACGAATTTTGCCAAAGGAAAAAAACCTGGAAACCCTGATCCCAGGAGTCACAGTTTTTCGCATCGATAAGTCTTTTGTGCGTGTGCCACTCACATATCATCCGCGCATCATTCTGATGGCCCAAGGGAAAAAACGTGTGTTTATCGGAGAAGATACTTATACCTACGACCCATCCCAATACCTCGTTCTTTCTGTTCCCATTCCTTTGGAATGTGATGCTGTTGCGGAAGTAGGCAAACCCATATTAGGTTTTGGAATCGATGTGGATCCAGCAGAAGTTGCCGAAATTCTTTTACTCACTGAGGAAACCAAATATTCAGGAGAAAATTTACCAAAAGGAATTTATGGAGCCAGTGTCACAGAAGAAATCTCTGATGCCTCACTTCGCCTGATACAAACTCTAAATTCCAAAGCAGATAGTTTAGTTCTTGGGAAATCCATCGTACGTGAAATCATCTATCGTGTGTTAAAAGGAGAGAATGGAGAGGCTTTACAAGCATTGGCACATAGAAATCGAAAATTTTTCCAAATTTCACAAATCCTCAGTCGCATTCACAAAGAATACGATCAAAATTTAGATATTGGTGAATTAGCAATTTCTTGTGGGATGAGTGTATCCACATTTCATGTTTCTTTCAAAGCAGTCACAAACTCATCACCTTTACAGTACATCAAAACAGTAAGATTACAAAAAGCGAGAAGTCTTATGATCACAGAAGGAACCAATGCCATCACTGCTGCGGAACGAGTGGGTTACGAAAGTCCTTCGCAATTTAGTCGAGAATACAAACGGTATTTTGGATTGTCACCTGCAAAGGACCAAACACAACAATTGTTATCTGTTGAGACTTAA
- a CDS encoding cation:proton antiporter has product MHGEESLLQDIGLSIIFATVLSHIARVLKQPLILGYIIGGAMLGKEMGFELVTNEASIELISEIGLILLLFIIGLEINLAELAKMGKAMFTLGILQFTLSVAFVYSVFPFFGLSIGSEKFDLLYIAVALSLSSTLIVVKLLQDKVEINTLSGKLTVGVLVFQDIWAILFMGVQPNLNNPEILKILTSVGIIVLLIAFSFSVSRYVLARLYKACASSPELILLTSIMWCFLVCGIAGEAGLSKEMGALVAGMSIAAFPYGADVISKLIGIRDFFVTLFFVALGLKVPLPSLEVIGLSAAIISLMLFVRMITIAPVIIKLNKGVRNGFLTALNLAQISEFSLVILALGAGFEHITPKLQAVILTSTIIASVLSTYIIMFNHDIAATFERLLARVGISDQTEESSKEDKSGQGGHGGHGDGMVRDIIVLGYFRIARAFVEYLEDLSPSLIKRIIIADYNPAFKEELTNKGFQWAYADLAHPDSLSHIGLHDASMVICTISDSFLKGTNNNRLLSTLSKLAPNAKIILTSDEPGEAKKLVADGAQKVIIPGVITGEFLYDYISRGMRNNERVV; this is encoded by the coding sequence ATGCACGGGGAAGAGTCACTATTACAAGACATTGGTCTTAGTATTATTTTCGCAACAGTCTTAAGTCACATTGCCAGAGTCCTCAAACAGCCGTTAATTTTGGGTTATATCATTGGTGGAGCCATGCTCGGCAAGGAAATGGGATTCGAACTTGTCACAAACGAAGCAAGTATCGAACTCATATCAGAGATCGGACTCATCCTACTACTTTTCATCATTGGATTAGAAATCAATTTGGCTGAACTCGCAAAAATGGGTAAGGCTATGTTCACCCTAGGTATCCTCCAATTTACCCTATCCGTTGCTTTTGTGTATTCCGTGTTTCCTTTTTTTGGACTTTCTATTGGTTCTGAAAAATTTGACCTTCTTTACATTGCAGTAGCCCTCTCACTCAGCTCTACATTAATCGTTGTTAAGTTACTACAGGACAAAGTAGAAATCAATACCCTCTCCGGAAAATTAACCGTAGGGGTTTTGGTATTCCAAGACATATGGGCCATTTTGTTTATGGGGGTACAACCCAACTTAAACAATCCGGAGATTTTGAAAATCCTCACATCTGTTGGAATCATTGTTTTACTCATTGCATTTAGTTTTAGTGTCAGCCGTTATGTTTTAGCAAGATTATACAAAGCTTGCGCCAGTAGCCCCGAACTCATACTTTTAACATCCATTATGTGGTGTTTTCTTGTCTGCGGGATTGCAGGGGAAGCAGGCCTTTCGAAAGAAATGGGTGCCCTTGTTGCCGGTATGAGTATTGCAGCCTTTCCTTATGGAGCAGATGTTATCTCCAAACTCATCGGAATTCGAGATTTCTTCGTAACTCTTTTCTTTGTGGCTCTCGGACTGAAAGTTCCTCTGCCTAGTTTGGAAGTGATTGGATTGTCTGCAGCCATCATCTCTCTAATGTTATTTGTTAGGATGATTACCATTGCTCCAGTCATCATCAAACTCAACAAAGGGGTTCGTAATGGATTTTTGACCGCACTCAACTTAGCGCAAATATCAGAATTCTCTCTCGTCATTTTAGCATTAGGTGCTGGATTCGAACACATCACTCCTAAACTACAAGCTGTGATTTTGACTTCTACTATCATCGCTTCTGTTTTATCCACATATATCATCATGTTTAACCATGACATTGCGGCTACTTTTGAAAGACTTCTTGCTCGTGTTGGAATCTCTGATCAAACAGAAGAATCATCCAAAGAAGATAAATCCGGTCAGGGTGGGCATGGGGGACACGGAGATGGTATGGTTCGAGACATCATTGTTCTTGGATACTTCCGGATCGCTCGTGCTTTTGTGGAATATTTAGAAGATCTGTCTCCATCACTCATCAAACGGATCATCATTGCTGACTACAACCCAGCCTTCAAAGAGGAACTCACAAACAAAGGCTTCCAGTGGGCTTATGCGGACTTGGCTCATCCAGATTCATTGTCCCATATTGGGCTTCATGATGCATCGATGGTCATCTGTACTATTTCAGATTCTTTTTTGAAAGGAACAAATAACAATCGTTTGCTCTCGACTCTAAGTAAACTCGCGCCGAATGCAAAAATCATTCTCACCAGTGACGAACCAGGAGAGGCTAAAAAGTTAGTCGCTGATGGAGCTCAAAAAGTGATCATTCCTGGTGTCATTACCGGAGAATTTTTGTATGATTATATCTCTCGTGGGATGAGAAATAACGAAAGAGTCGTATAA
- a CDS encoding NAD(P)-dependent alcohol dehydrogenase, protein MIQTKGIAALKAKEALVPYSFERRDPKEHDVVIDIKYSGICHSDIHMTRDEWGFGSPFPMVPGHEIAGVVRTVGSKVTKYKVGDRVGVGCMVDSCRECAHCKEEMEQYCIPGNTLTYGSLERDGSGITQGGYSDVIVVNEDFVLRIPDNLSLETAAPLLCAGITTYSPLNHWKTGPGKKVAVMGLGGLGHMAVKLAKAMGAEVTVLSQTANKKEDAIKLGADRFLHTKLKEVFKENALSFDLIINTVSSADLNMADYFGLLKLDGTLVSVGAPDKPLSLHPFPLLMMRRNFAGSAIGSIKETQEMLDFCGKHNITPEIELIEPSQVNEAYARVLKSDVRYRFVIDMGKI, encoded by the coding sequence ATGATCCAAACAAAAGGAATCGCTGCATTAAAAGCAAAAGAAGCACTTGTCCCTTACAGTTTTGAAAGAAGGGATCCAAAAGAACATGATGTTGTCATCGATATCAAATACTCTGGAATTTGCCATTCAGACATACACATGACACGTGATGAATGGGGATTTGGATCTCCATTCCCAATGGTTCCCGGCCATGAAATCGCCGGCGTTGTCAGAACTGTTGGTTCCAAAGTCACCAAATACAAAGTAGGTGATCGAGTAGGTGTTGGTTGTATGGTGGATTCTTGTCGAGAATGCGCCCATTGTAAAGAGGAAATGGAACAATATTGTATTCCAGGAAATACACTGACTTATGGTTCCTTAGAAAGAGATGGATCTGGAATCACACAAGGTGGATATTCTGATGTGATTGTTGTGAATGAAGATTTTGTTCTTCGTATTCCTGATAATTTATCACTCGAAACTGCGGCTCCACTACTTTGTGCAGGGATTACCACATACTCTCCGTTAAACCATTGGAAAACGGGGCCAGGAAAAAAAGTGGCAGTGATGGGTCTCGGTGGGCTTGGGCATATGGCGGTCAAACTTGCAAAAGCAATGGGCGCCGAAGTGACAGTTCTTAGCCAAACGGCAAATAAAAAAGAAGACGCAATTAAACTAGGAGCCGATCGTTTTCTTCACACTAAGTTAAAGGAAGTATTTAAAGAAAATGCTTTGTCATTTGATTTAATTATCAATACAGTTTCTTCTGCCGATTTGAATATGGCAGATTATTTTGGTCTTCTAAAGTTAGATGGAACTCTTGTGTCTGTCGGTGCCCCTGACAAACCACTATCCCTTCATCCTTTCCCACTCCTTATGATGAGGAGAAATTTTGCAGGTTCTGCGATTGGTTCGATCAAAGAAACACAAGAGATGTTGGATTTTTGTGGGAAACACAATATCACTCCAGAGATTGAACTCATTGAGCCAAGCCAGGTGAACGAGGCTTATGCGAGAGTTTTAAAAAGTGATGTTCGTTATCGGTTTGTGATTGATATGGGAAAAATCTAG
- a CDS encoding flagellar basal body-associated FliL family protein, which translates to MGDREVDEEEGGLAEGSSASAGMSPIVKWLLYIAAAIFGIIIVTVISMFVAQKTATSVFKQQKNISLVKAPPPLEVYTFQEEFRVNTSDVGESHFVKLKMSLGFESGQPALSAELAARVAQMQNIINLVIARKTKDDLKSITNQLDLREELKAHLNHILTNGKIKEVYFTEFLVN; encoded by the coding sequence ATGGGTGACCGTGAAGTAGATGAAGAAGAAGGTGGGTTAGCCGAAGGTAGTTCCGCCTCTGCAGGGATGTCCCCCATTGTAAAATGGTTATTGTACATTGCTGCTGCCATATTCGGGATTATCATTGTAACCGTTATATCAATGTTTGTTGCTCAAAAAACGGCAACAAGTGTGTTCAAACAACAAAAGAATATCTCTCTTGTGAAAGCTCCCCCTCCTTTGGAAGTTTACACATTTCAAGAAGAATTTAGAGTGAATACTTCTGATGTTGGTGAATCACATTTTGTTAAGTTAAAAATGTCTCTTGGATTTGAATCAGGACAACCTGCTCTTTCTGCGGAACTAGCTGCACGTGTGGCTCAAATGCAAAACATCATTAACTTAGTCATTGCAAGAAAAACAAAAGACGATCTAAAATCCATTACGAACCAATTGGATTTACGTGAAGAACTCAAAGCTCACTTAAATCATATTTTGACCAATGGAAAAATCAAAGAGGTTTACTTTACCGAGTTCTTGGTAAACTAG
- a CDS encoding alpha/beta hydrolase, whose translation MINRKFIRKFGILGIIFGLGMSCSKFPTWDKTFPQSEKVEHKKVQFMNRYGIKLSGDLYLPKDRGSEPLAALAISGPFGAVKEQSSGLYAQTMAERGFVTIAFDPSYTGESGGEPRNVASPDINTEDFSAAVDYLGLLPTVDRNRIGIIGICGFGGMGLNASAVDKRIKAVVTTSMYDMSRVMAKGLNDSLTKEGRSSFLESLSEQRNVDAQNGKPTPGPRILPETLEGNTSPITEEFFQYYRTPRGFHKNSPNSNGAWTATTPLSFMNMPLLTYVKEISPRPILLIAGDSAHSRYFSEDVYKAASEPKELLIVANANHVDLYDRMDKIPFDTIVSFFKENLK comes from the coding sequence GTGATCAATCGTAAATTCATCCGAAAGTTCGGTATCTTAGGGATTATTTTTGGTTTGGGAATGAGTTGTTCAAAGTTCCCAACCTGGGATAAAACATTTCCGCAAAGTGAGAAAGTAGAACATAAAAAAGTTCAGTTTATGAATCGTTATGGAATCAAACTGAGTGGTGATCTGTATCTGCCAAAAGATAGAGGTTCAGAACCATTAGCAGCTCTTGCCATCAGTGGTCCCTTTGGTGCAGTGAAAGAACAATCATCGGGTCTTTATGCTCAGACGATGGCAGAAAGAGGATTTGTTACCATTGCCTTTGATCCATCCTATACTGGTGAAAGTGGTGGGGAACCTCGTAACGTAGCTTCCCCCGATATCAATACAGAAGATTTCAGTGCGGCAGTTGATTATCTTGGATTGTTACCAACTGTAGATCGCAATCGAATTGGAATCATTGGTATTTGTGGATTTGGTGGAATGGGACTCAATGCTTCCGCCGTTGACAAACGTATCAAAGCGGTAGTCACAACTAGTATGTATGATATGTCACGGGTGATGGCAAAAGGATTGAATGACAGTCTAACAAAAGAAGGACGATCATCATTCTTAGAATCTTTGAGTGAACAGCGTAATGTGGATGCTCAAAATGGAAAACCCACACCTGGCCCAAGAATCCTTCCGGAAACTTTAGAGGGAAATACAAGCCCGATCACGGAAGAATTTTTCCAATACTACCGCACTCCTAGAGGGTTTCATAAAAATTCACCAAACTCGAATGGAGCTTGGACGGCTACCACACCTCTGTCTTTTATGAATATGCCTCTTCTCACTTACGTGAAAGAAATTTCACCAAGGCCAATTTTACTCATCGCTGGTGACTCTGCTCATTCACGTTATTTCAGTGAAGATGTATACAAAGCGGCTAGTGAACCAAAGGAACTACTTATCGTAGCAAATGCCAATCACGTAGACTTGTATGATCGCATGGATAAAATTCCTTTTGATACAATCGTATCTTTCTTTAAAGAAAATTTGAAATAG
- a CDS encoding TolC family protein: protein MITKLKQSLFAFLCPFGMFFSFVVEADPTRDPFESLHGPNIYSQDYINQQPGVLTLEELLKSVEKSYPLVLAAEKLLSEAEYNYLAAEGAFDLQFKSMGTTKPMGYYTNNATDAVFEKPTPLGGTSFFAGYRIGRGKFPVYDGKRETNDYGEVRAGAIFPLMRNREIDKNRADIKKADLDRRLAELSIQKLKIEVIKEATKRYWKWVASGQEYLVNKDLLAIAKNRQEQITQRIKLGDIPKIEGTENDRVILQRESQFVSAEREMQKSAIDLSLFLRATDGNLILPSTDRLPIGFPKPIEYKKLELEKSIKLAWKFRPELQDFEFKRDKVRVDQDMGYNALKPQVDLVVAGSQDFGPGSVTRAKPELEASLVLNLPIQTKRPRGMIGAAEAKIAQLDQELQFSKDKIKTEVQDSISEVIASAKRVTVTQNEVELARKLEEMERERFALGDSTLLFVNIREQTSAEAAVREIKALYDHHVAIAHFQASTASILQISPLP, encoded by the coding sequence TTTCCTTTGTCCTTTTGGAATGTTCTTCTCCTTTGTCGTAGAAGCAGATCCAACACGAGATCCTTTTGAATCTTTACATGGCCCCAATATATATTCACAGGATTATATCAACCAACAACCGGGAGTTCTTACCTTAGAAGAACTCCTTAAGTCTGTTGAAAAATCTTATCCACTTGTGCTTGCCGCTGAAAAACTTTTATCTGAAGCCGAATACAACTACTTAGCTGCCGAAGGTGCATTTGATTTACAATTCAAATCCATGGGTACAACCAAACCAATGGGTTATTATACAAACAATGCAACAGATGCTGTATTTGAAAAACCAACACCTCTCGGGGGAACATCCTTTTTTGCTGGATACAGAATTGGGCGTGGAAAGTTTCCTGTGTATGATGGCAAAAGAGAAACCAATGACTATGGAGAAGTGCGAGCTGGTGCTATCTTTCCCCTTATGCGTAATAGAGAGATTGATAAAAATAGAGCCGATATCAAAAAAGCAGATCTTGATCGAAGACTTGCAGAACTCTCCATTCAAAAATTAAAAATCGAAGTCATCAAAGAAGCGACCAAACGATATTGGAAATGGGTTGCCAGTGGCCAAGAGTATCTAGTCAACAAAGACTTGTTAGCTATTGCAAAAAATCGTCAGGAACAAATTACACAACGAATTAAGTTAGGTGATATACCGAAAATAGAAGGAACCGAAAACGATCGTGTTATTTTACAGAGAGAGTCCCAATTTGTTTCTGCTGAACGAGAGATGCAAAAATCAGCCATCGACTTATCTTTATTCCTACGTGCTACTGATGGAAATTTAATCCTTCCTTCCACTGACCGTTTGCCTATCGGATTTCCAAAACCCATTGAATACAAAAAACTCGAACTCGAAAAAAGTATCAAACTTGCTTGGAAATTTAGACCAGAACTACAAGACTTCGAATTCAAACGAGACAAAGTTCGTGTAGACCAAGATATGGGTTACAATGCACTGAAACCTCAAGTAGATTTGGTGGTTGCCGGTTCCCAAGACTTTGGCCCCGGTTCTGTCACAAGAGCCAAACCAGAACTGGAAGCATCCCTTGTTCTCAATCTCCCCATCCAAACCAAACGCCCCAGAGGAATGATCGGTGCGGCAGAAGCAAAGATTGCTCAACTCGATCAGGAATTACAATTCTCAAAAGATAAAATCAAAACAGAAGTGCAAGACTCCATCTCCGAGGTCATTGCATCGGCAAAACGTGTAACTGTTACTCAAAATGAAGTCGAATTGGCGCGAAAGTTAGAAGAGATGGAAAGAGAACGATTTGCACTTGGTGATTCAACACTACTATTTGTGAATATTCGAGAACAGACAAGTGCGGAAGCAGCCGTCCGAGAAATTAAGGCATTGTACGATCATCATGTAGCCATTGCCCATTTCCAAGCATCTACAGCTTCCATTTTGCAAATTTCTCCACTTCCTTAA
- the kdsB gene encoding 3-deoxy-manno-octulosonate cytidylyltransferase, which translates to MSDQILGVIPARFASTRLPGKPLALIGSKPMIQWTYYHASLSKSIHRLVVATDDKRIHDVVLSFGGESVLTSPDHPTGTDRIIEVAEKYPDFGIIVNIQGDEPGMEPNLIDGVVGLKTKNRNWEMTTAAVPFTTSEDPKDPNKVKVVFDKMGCANYFSRSPIPASFKGDATYHRHLGIYAYEREFLMEYNHLPASDWETVESLEQLRALQNGSTIGVYLSDKANLGVDSPADLEVVIRDFKEKGLI; encoded by the coding sequence ATGTCCGACCAAATCCTCGGTGTGATTCCTGCGCGCTTCGCGAGCACAAGGCTTCCTGGAAAACCACTGGCCCTCATTGGTTCCAAACCAATGATCCAGTGGACCTACTACCACGCTTCCCTTTCTAAATCGATCCACCGTTTGGTGGTGGCAACTGATGACAAAAGAATTCATGATGTTGTTTTATCTTTTGGAGGAGAGTCTGTGTTGACAAGTCCCGATCATCCTACTGGAACTGATAGAATCATCGAAGTGGCAGAAAAGTATCCAGACTTTGGAATCATTGTCAACATCCAAGGGGATGAACCTGGGATGGAACCAAACCTCATCGATGGGGTGGTAGGTCTCAAAACCAAAAATAGAAATTGGGAAATGACTACGGCCGCTGTTCCCTTTACCACATCCGAAGATCCAAAAGACCCTAACAAAGTAAAGGTGGTCTTTGACAAAATGGGATGTGCCAATTATTTTTCACGTTCTCCCATTCCCGCTTCTTTCAAAGGTGATGCTACGTATCACAGGCATTTAGGAATTTATGCTTACGAAAGAGAATTTTTAATGGAGTACAACCATTTGCCGGCTTCCGATTGGGAAACGGTCGAATCATTGGAACAACTTCGTGCTTTGCAGAATGGATCGACGATTGGAGTTTATCTTTCTGATAAAGCAAATTTAGGTGTGGATTCACCTGCTGATTTAGAAGTGGTGATTCGAGACTTTAAAGAGAAGGGTTTGATTTAA